A genomic segment from Parolsenella catena encodes:
- the rpmC gene encoding 50S ribosomal protein L29, producing the protein MKPAEIRALSDEELAKKLEDGRAELFNLRFQMATSQLDNTARVKNVKRDIARVQTEMRARQIAAEAK; encoded by the coding sequence ATGAAGCCCGCTGAGATTCGTGCGCTCTCCGACGAGGAGCTCGCCAAGAAGCTTGAGGACGGCCGCGCCGAGCTGTTCAACCTGCGTTTCCAGATGGCCACCAGCCAGCTGGACAACACGGCTCGCGTGAAGAACGTCAAGCGCGACATCGCCCGCGTCCAGACCGAGATGCGCGCCCGCCAGATCGCCGCTGAGGCGAAGTAG
- the rplN gene encoding 50S ribosomal protein L14: MIQMQTMLTVADNSGAKKVRCIKVLGGSKRRYAGLADVVIGAVQEATPGGSVKKGDVVRCVIVRTVKENRRKDGSYIKFDENACVLIDKDGNPTGTRIFGPVARELRDHKYMKIVSLAPETL; this comes from the coding sequence ATGATTCAGATGCAGACCATGCTCACCGTCGCCGATAACTCCGGCGCCAAGAAGGTGAGGTGCATTAAGGTCCTGGGTGGCTCGAAGCGCCGTTACGCCGGCCTCGCCGACGTCGTGATCGGTGCCGTGCAGGAGGCCACCCCGGGCGGTTCCGTGAAGAAGGGTGACGTCGTTCGCTGCGTCATCGTTCGCACCGTCAAGGAGAACCGTCGCAAGGACGGCAGCTACATCAAGTTCGATGAGAACGCTTGCGTCCTCATCGACAAGGACGGCAACCCGACCGGCACCCGTATCTTTGGCCCCGTCGCCCGTGAGCTGCGCGATCACAAGTACATGAAGATCGTCTCGCTCGCGCCTGAGACGCTTTAG
- the rplB gene encoding 50S ribosomal protein L2 — protein MGVKHLKPTSAGRRFQTVSDFAEITTDKPEKSLLEPLPKKAGRNNNGRVTTRHQGGGHKRQYRIIDFKRRKDGVPAKVATIEYDPNRSARIALLHYVDGAKAYILCPKGLSVGDTVMSGPEADIKPGNCLPLSEIPVGTLVHAVEFQPGRGAAIARSAGNSCQLMGKENGYAILRMPSSEMRRVLITCRATVGEVGNAEHANIKIGKAGRSRWAGVRPTVRGTVMNPVDHPHGGGEGKNHTSGRPSVSPWGKPAKGKKTRDPKKGTNRLIIRRRKTK, from the coding sequence ATGGGAGTTAAGCACCTCAAGCCCACCAGCGCAGGCAGGCGCTTCCAGACGGTCTCGGACTTCGCCGAGATCACGACGGACAAGCCTGAGAAGTCGCTGCTCGAGCCGCTGCCCAAGAAGGCTGGCCGCAACAACAACGGCCGCGTGACGACCCGTCACCAGGGCGGTGGCCACAAGCGCCAGTACCGCATCATCGACTTCAAGCGTCGCAAGGACGGCGTGCCGGCCAAGGTCGCCACGATCGAGTACGACCCGAACCGCTCCGCCCGCATCGCCCTGCTCCACTACGTGGACGGCGCCAAGGCCTACATCCTGTGCCCGAAGGGCCTCTCCGTGGGCGACACGGTTATGTCTGGCCCCGAGGCCGACATCAAGCCCGGCAACTGCCTGCCGCTGAGCGAGATCCCCGTGGGTACGCTCGTCCACGCCGTGGAGTTCCAGCCCGGCCGTGGCGCCGCCATCGCCCGTTCCGCCGGCAACTCCTGCCAGCTCATGGGCAAGGAGAATGGCTATGCCATCCTGCGCATGCCCTCCTCCGAGATGCGCCGCGTGCTCATCACCTGCCGCGCCACCGTCGGTGAGGTCGGCAACGCCGAGCACGCCAACATCAAGATCGGCAAGGCCGGTCGTAGCCGCTGGGCCGGCGTCCGCCCGACCGTCCGTGGTACGGTCATGAACCCGGTCGACCACCCGCACGGCGGCGGCGAGGGCAAGAACCACACGTCTGGTCGTCCCTCCGTGTCCCCGTGGGGCAAGCCTGCCAAGGGCAAGAAGACCCGCGACCCGAAGAAGGGCACGAACCGTCTGATCATCCGTCGTCGCAAGACGAAGTAA
- the rplV gene encoding 50S ribosomal protein L22: MAKNTNPNWVSATAKYVRVAPRKARLVVDQVRNQPVARAFELLQFCERAVAVDVEKVLKSAVANAYQNKGMRPETLQIVAAYVDEGPTLKRIRPRAKGSASRINKRTSHITITVAPRKEA, translated from the coding sequence ATGGCTAAGAACACCAACCCGAACTGGGTCTCCGCGACCGCCAAGTATGTCCGCGTCGCTCCGCGCAAGGCTCGCCTTGTCGTCGATCAGGTCCGCAACCAGCCCGTCGCCCGTGCCTTCGAGCTGCTTCAGTTCTGCGAGCGCGCCGTCGCCGTGGACGTCGAGAAGGTCCTGAAGTCCGCCGTGGCTAACGCCTACCAGAACAAGGGCATGCGCCCCGAGACGCTCCAGATCGTCGCCGCCTACGTTGACGAGGGCCCGACGCTCAAGCGCATTCGTCCGCGCGCCAAGGGCTCCGCGAGCCGCATCAACAAGCGCACGAGCCACATCACGATCACCGTCGCTCCCCGAAAGGAGGCGTAA
- a CDS encoding triose-phosphate isomerase family protein: protein MKHIFLNLKRFDITPELGGVNRLAEPGQWGQAVASSIKDVADAYADVAEFAAFLPEAHLIGAANAAAGSHLGIGSEGVHGADTAPGGNFGAFTTLRTANSVTQLGCGWTLVGHCEERMNLRAIMGESGATADQIEPAVNRILNREVKAAQAAGLKVLFCMGERSEEVDAWEQVLTAQVSEGLEGCDLENVRIAYEPVWSIGPGKTPADAPYIAKVARLVKSVVTGVDVVYGGGLKADNAKMLAGIEEIDGGLIALTRFSGEIGFYPEEYAQIVDLYLNA from the coding sequence ATGAAGCACATCTTCCTCAACCTCAAGCGCTTTGACATCACACCGGAGCTGGGCGGAGTCAACCGCCTTGCCGAGCCGGGGCAGTGGGGGCAGGCCGTGGCCTCCTCCATCAAGGACGTGGCGGACGCCTACGCCGACGTCGCCGAGTTCGCGGCCTTCCTGCCCGAGGCGCACCTCATCGGTGCCGCCAATGCGGCGGCGGGCAGCCACCTTGGCATCGGCTCCGAGGGCGTCCATGGCGCGGACACCGCCCCGGGCGGCAACTTTGGCGCGTTCACGACGCTTCGCACCGCCAATTCGGTGACGCAGCTCGGCTGCGGCTGGACGCTCGTGGGTCACTGCGAGGAGCGCATGAACCTTCGCGCCATCATGGGCGAGTCGGGAGCCACGGCAGACCAGATCGAGCCTGCGGTCAACCGAATCCTCAATCGCGAAGTCAAGGCAGCGCAGGCAGCAGGCCTCAAGGTCCTGTTCTGCATGGGCGAGCGCTCCGAGGAGGTCGATGCCTGGGAGCAGGTTCTCACTGCCCAGGTGAGCGAGGGGCTCGAGGGCTGCGATCTTGAGAACGTTCGCATTGCCTACGAGCCCGTCTGGAGCATCGGCCCCGGCAAGACGCCCGCAGACGCCCCCTACATCGCCAAGGTCGCAAGGCTCGTCAAGTCAGTCGTGACAGGCGTCGACGTCGTCTACGGCGGAGGCCTCAAGGCAGACAACGCCAAGATGCTTGCCGGAATCGAGGAGATCGACGGCGGCCTCATTGCGCTCACGCGCTTCTCGGGAGAGATTGGCTTCTACCCCGAGGAGTACGCCCAGATCGTCGACCTCTACCTGAACGCTTAG
- the rplW gene encoding 50S ribosomal protein L23 has product MNSAYNVIIRPVVSERSFDLMSQNKYTFEVAKQAPKEEIAAAVEKLFGVHVLKVNTINVKPKTKRVRYVAGQTRSWKKAIVTVAEGDSIELFAQQSAE; this is encoded by the coding sequence ATGAACTCCGCTTACAACGTCATCATTCGCCCGGTCGTCTCCGAGCGTTCCTTCGACCTCATGAGCCAGAACAAGTACACCTTTGAGGTTGCCAAGCAGGCTCCCAAGGAGGAGATCGCCGCCGCCGTCGAGAAGCTCTTCGGCGTCCACGTTCTCAAGGTCAACACCATCAACGTGAAGCCCAAGACGAAGCGCGTCCGCTACGTCGCCGGCCAGACCCGTTCCTGGAAGAAGGCCATCGTCACCGTCGCTGAGGGCGACAGCATCGAGCTCTTCGCTCAGCAGAGCGCCGAGTAA
- the rpsC gene encoding 30S ribosomal protein S3, which translates to MGQKVSPTGFRLGVTENWRSRWYADKDYATTLGNDLEIRKFLNKRLAKAALSRVEIDRAGDKVKVTIYTGRPGIVIGKKGSEIDGLRSELEKIAKVGKGQVNVDVIEVKRPELDASLVAQNVADQLEQRIAFRRAMRKAVQSARKAGAKGIRIQCSGRLGGAELGRREWYREGRVPLHTLRACIDFGEATARTTMGACGVKVWIYVGEKLPGQPKPQPALEGSSRPRRRNERRGN; encoded by the coding sequence ATGGGTCAGAAGGTTTCCCCCACTGGTTTCCGCCTCGGAGTCACCGAGAACTGGCGCTCCCGTTGGTACGCCGACAAGGACTACGCCACCACGCTCGGCAATGACCTCGAGATTCGCAAGTTCCTCAACAAGCGTCTTGCCAAGGCTGCGCTCTCCCGCGTTGAGATCGACCGCGCCGGCGACAAGGTGAAGGTCACCATCTACACCGGCCGTCCCGGCATCGTCATCGGCAAGAAGGGCTCCGAGATCGACGGCCTTCGCTCCGAGCTCGAGAAGATCGCCAAGGTCGGCAAGGGCCAGGTCAACGTCGACGTCATCGAGGTCAAGCGCCCCGAGCTCGACGCCTCCCTCGTTGCCCAGAACGTCGCTGACCAGCTCGAGCAGCGCATCGCCTTCCGTCGCGCCATGCGCAAGGCCGTGCAGTCTGCCCGCAAGGCCGGTGCCAAGGGCATCCGCATCCAGTGCTCCGGCCGTCTCGGCGGCGCCGAGCTCGGTCGCCGCGAGTGGTACCGCGAGGGTCGCGTGCCCCTGCACACCCTGCGTGCCTGCATCGACTTCGGCGAGGCCACCGCTCGCACCACCATGGGCGCCTGCGGCGTGAAGGTCTGGATCTACGTTGGCGAGAAGCTCCCCGGCCAGCCCAAGCCTCAGCCGGCGCTCGAGGGCTCCTCGCGTCCCCGTCGTCGCAATGAGAGGAGGGGCAACTAA
- a CDS encoding lactate racemase domain-containing protein — MHLEFEYGTGKLGAELPDSTDVFITGETVKDPECLPQDWDSLYNATLESIRNPIGMDPLAKLAHPGAKVVIVIPDIVKGGTQPTSHRRVAIRACLDELFANGVDHDDVLLLFSNGLHPRTSDAEARQILGMDLYNEFIGTNQIASHDSEDYDNLVDLGYTAYGDHVIMNKKVYEADIAILIGHTQGNPYGGYSGGYKHCATGITHWRSIAAHHVPAVMSRPDFVPVSTHSLMRDKFDQQGMFMEEKMGKKFFCCDAVLDTWSRQIEINSGWAAEMQPIAWKTADKRTYVHWAEKKYDIVVMGMPTKFHYGDGMGTNPIQMMQGVSAMVIRHKRILSEHPVFIISSYCDGWFHDERWPYLREQWELWQSDKMNTLDEMIKYGEYFATNQEYIRKYRFAGAFHPFHGFSMMTCGNLAEKYLSATYIVGAQKPGIARTMGLKTRPTFEEALADATRKYTDGNPNILALPGAYVSAVPHLCMKDPSQNSHFMDDAPAHPCGCC, encoded by the coding sequence ATGCATCTCGAATTCGAGTACGGAACCGGAAAGCTCGGTGCCGAGCTGCCCGACAGCACGGACGTCTTCATTACCGGCGAGACGGTCAAGGATCCCGAGTGCCTGCCCCAGGACTGGGACAGCCTCTACAACGCCACGCTTGAGAGCATCCGCAACCCCATCGGCATGGATCCGCTCGCCAAGCTCGCCCACCCCGGCGCCAAGGTTGTCATCGTCATTCCCGACATCGTGAAGGGCGGCACGCAGCCCACGTCCCATCGTCGCGTTGCCATCCGCGCCTGCCTCGACGAGCTGTTTGCCAACGGCGTCGACCACGATGACGTCCTGCTGCTGTTCTCCAACGGCCTGCACCCCCGCACGAGCGACGCAGAGGCTCGCCAAATCCTTGGCATGGATCTCTACAACGAGTTCATCGGGACCAACCAGATCGCCTCGCACGACTCCGAGGACTACGACAACCTCGTTGACCTGGGCTACACCGCCTATGGCGACCACGTCATCATGAACAAGAAGGTCTATGAGGCAGACATCGCCATCCTCATCGGCCATACCCAGGGCAACCCCTATGGCGGATACTCGGGCGGCTACAAGCACTGCGCCACCGGAATCACCCACTGGCGCTCCATTGCCGCCCACCACGTGCCAGCGGTCATGAGCCGTCCGGACTTCGTTCCCGTATCCACGCACAGCCTCATGCGCGACAAGTTCGACCAGCAGGGCATGTTCATGGAAGAGAAGATGGGCAAGAAGTTCTTCTGCTGCGATGCCGTGCTCGACACCTGGAGCCGCCAGATCGAGATCAACTCGGGCTGGGCGGCCGAGATGCAGCCCATCGCATGGAAGACCGCCGACAAGCGCACCTACGTACACTGGGCCGAGAAGAAGTACGACATCGTTGTCATGGGCATGCCCACGAAGTTCCACTACGGCGACGGCATGGGCACGAACCCCATCCAAATGATGCAGGGCGTCTCCGCCATGGTGATTCGCCACAAGAGAATCCTCTCCGAGCATCCCGTCTTCATCATCTCGAGCTATTGCGACGGGTGGTTCCATGACGAGCGCTGGCCGTATCTGCGCGAGCAGTGGGAGCTGTGGCAGTCCGACAAGATGAACACCCTGGACGAGATGATCAAGTACGGCGAGTACTTTGCGACCAACCAGGAGTACATCCGCAAGTACCGCTTTGCCGGGGCCTTCCACCCCTTCCACGGCTTTAGCATGATGACGTGCGGAAACCTCGCCGAGAAGTACCTCTCTGCCACCTACATCGTGGGCGCCCAGAAGCCCGGCATCGCGCGCACCATGGGGCTCAAGACCCGTCCCACCTTCGAGGAGGCGCTTGCCGATGCCACACGCAAGTACACCGACGGCAACCCCAACATCCTTGCCCTGCCCGGCGCCTATGTAAGCGCCGTACCGCATCTCTGCATGAAGGACCCATCCCAGAACAGTCACTTCATGGATGACGCCCCCGCGCATCCATGCGGCTGCTGCTAG
- the rpsS gene encoding 30S ribosomal protein S19: protein MSRSLKKGPFVETRLLSRVAAMNEAGKKEVIKTWSRSSTIFPEMVGHTIAVHDGRKHVPVYITESMVGHKLGEFAPSRTFRGHKQA from the coding sequence ATGAGCAGAAGTCTCAAGAAGGGCCCGTTCGTGGAGACTCGCCTCCTTTCGCGTGTCGCTGCGATGAACGAGGCTGGCAAGAAGGAGGTCATCAAGACCTGGTCGCGCTCCTCGACCATCTTCCCGGAGATGGTTGGTCACACGATCGCCGTCCACGATGGCCGCAAGCACGTCCCCGTGTACATCACCGAGTCCATGGTTGGTCACAAGCTGGGCGAGTTCGCCCCGTCTCGCACCTTCCGTGGCCACAAGCAGGCTTAA
- a CDS encoding class II fructose-bisphosphate aldolase — MLVPLKPVLDAARKGGYAQGAFNVNAVCQAKAVIEAHETLRSAAILQGADLANAFMGGRADFANGTVKDKIAGAKNIGDAVKKYGEDSPIPVVLHLDHGRDMESVKAAIAGGYTSVMIDGSSLPFEENIELTREVVKYAHPRGVSVEGELGVLAGVEDHVFAASSTYTNPLSAVDFVRKTKVDALAISYGTMHGPSKGKDVKLRREIPIAVRECLAHEGLDCALVSHGSSTVPRYIVDEINELGGNIQNAYGISLTELKAAIPAGINKINIDTDIRLAVTRNMRELFAKRPELQKSESIGGVYKLLLEHPENPDPRAFLPPVFDTVMYGVVEDDDRAALVAAIEAGVKEAVSTLIVEFGSFGKAPKVEVATLAEMAERYEKAGI; from the coding sequence ATGCTCGTTCCGCTCAAGCCCGTCCTCGACGCAGCCCGCAAGGGTGGCTACGCCCAGGGAGCCTTCAATGTCAACGCCGTATGCCAGGCAAAAGCCGTCATCGAGGCCCACGAGACCCTGAGGAGCGCCGCCATCCTTCAGGGCGCCGACCTCGCCAACGCCTTCATGGGCGGCCGCGCGGACTTTGCCAACGGCACCGTGAAGGACAAGATCGCCGGCGCTAAGAACATCGGCGATGCCGTGAAGAAGTATGGCGAGGACAGCCCCATCCCGGTGGTGCTGCACCTCGATCACGGTCGTGACATGGAGAGCGTCAAGGCCGCCATCGCAGGCGGCTACACCTCCGTCATGATCGACGGCTCGTCGCTTCCCTTCGAGGAGAACATCGAGCTCACCCGCGAGGTCGTGAAGTACGCCCACCCGCGCGGCGTCTCCGTCGAGGGCGAGCTCGGCGTGCTGGCAGGCGTAGAGGACCACGTGTTCGCCGCCTCGAGCACCTACACCAACCCACTCTCCGCCGTCGATTTCGTCCGCAAGACGAAGGTCGACGCGCTCGCCATCAGCTATGGCACCATGCATGGCCCCAGCAAGGGCAAGGACGTCAAGCTGCGTCGCGAGATCCCCATCGCGGTGCGCGAGTGCCTCGCCCACGAGGGACTCGACTGCGCACTCGTGAGCCACGGCTCCTCCACCGTCCCGCGCTACATCGTCGACGAGATCAACGAGCTGGGCGGCAACATCCAGAACGCCTACGGCATCAGTCTGACCGAGCTCAAGGCGGCCATCCCCGCCGGCATCAACAAAATCAACATCGACACTGACATCCGCCTCGCCGTAACGCGCAACATGCGCGAGCTGTTCGCCAAGCGCCCCGAGCTCCAAAAGAGCGAGTCCATCGGCGGGGTCTACAAGCTGCTGCTCGAGCACCCCGAGAACCCCGATCCCCGCGCCTTCCTCCCGCCGGTGTTCGACACCGTCATGTATGGCGTCGTGGAGGACGACGACCGCGCGGCGCTCGTGGCCGCCATCGAAGCGGGCGTCAAGGAGGCCGTCTCCACGCTCATCGTCGAGTTTGGCAGCTTTGGCAAGGCCCCCAAGGTCGAGGTCGCCACGCTTGCCGAGATGGCCGAGCGCTACGAGAAGGCCGGGATCTAG
- the rpsQ gene encoding 30S ribosomal protein S17: MSDTEARNSRKVRVGVVTSISGAKSITVKIDNRKRHPKYGKMITVTKKLHAHDENEVAHVGDTVKVMETRPLSKTKRWRLVEVVEAAK; this comes from the coding sequence ATGAGCGATACCGAGGCTCGCAACAGCCGCAAGGTGCGCGTGGGCGTCGTCACCTCCATCTCCGGTGCCAAGTCCATCACCGTGAAGATCGACAACCGCAAGCGTCACCCCAAGTACGGCAAGATGATTACCGTCACCAAGAAGCTCCACGCCCACGACGAGAACGAGGTCGCGCACGTCGGCGACACCGTCAAGGTCATGGAGACGCGTCCCCTGTCCAAGACGAAGCGTTGGCGCCTCGTCGAGGTCGTTGAGGCCGCCAAGTAA
- a CDS encoding glucose-6-phosphate isomerase: protein MLRLNEASLGARVTSDDVTRASRASGELLAQVQKGEVCYRSSLGWLHVDEWASVEQLVRIAELASRLRAETDTFVLIGVGGSNNAARAVLRALGQPDSTHQVVWAGNTLSPRALNEMLASLEGHEAVIDCVAKNFETLEPGSSFRLLRQWMSAHMDASQIARHIVCCGTPKSQLEKLCTDEGYAFTTFPPNVGGRFTAFTPVHLLALAYAGIDIHALVQGARDEERRLRQTSARPEDNAALRYAQIRHLAWEEGMRVELLSSFEPCLSGVSLWWQQLFGESEGKGDRGLLPASAQYSEDLHSLGQYVQEGTPLLMETLLDVLEARESDRLVLGGTDVADGFDYLDGMDFWDINKASFHATRAAHARRLPCPTIELERLDEHTLGELLYFFMFSCYLSARLLEVNPFNQPGVEAYKQLMFRTLRGA from the coding sequence ATGCTGAGGCTTAACGAAGCCTCCCTGGGGGCCCGCGTCACGTCCGACGATGTGACGCGGGCCTCCCGCGCATCGGGCGAGCTGCTCGCCCAGGTGCAGAAGGGGGAGGTTTGCTATCGCAGCTCCTTGGGTTGGCTGCATGTGGACGAATGGGCCTCCGTGGAGCAGCTCGTTCGGATCGCAGAGCTTGCCAGCCGCCTCCGCGCCGAGACCGACACCTTCGTGCTCATTGGAGTTGGCGGGTCGAACAACGCGGCCCGTGCCGTTCTGCGCGCCCTGGGACAGCCAGATTCCACCCACCAGGTTGTCTGGGCGGGTAACACCCTCTCCCCTCGCGCGCTTAACGAGATGCTCGCAAGCCTCGAGGGCCACGAGGCGGTGATTGACTGCGTGGCGAAGAACTTCGAGACGCTCGAGCCTGGCTCCTCCTTCCGCCTGCTGCGGCAGTGGATGTCCGCCCACATGGATGCAAGCCAGATAGCTCGGCACATCGTCTGCTGCGGAACGCCGAAAAGCCAGCTAGAGAAGCTCTGCACGGACGAGGGCTATGCGTTCACGACGTTTCCTCCCAACGTGGGAGGGCGCTTCACGGCGTTCACCCCCGTGCATCTCCTCGCCCTTGCCTATGCCGGCATCGACATCCATGCCCTGGTCCAGGGCGCGCGAGACGAGGAGCGGCGGCTTCGCCAGACATCGGCGCGCCCTGAGGACAACGCCGCGCTGCGCTACGCCCAGATCAGGCACCTCGCTTGGGAGGAGGGCATGCGCGTAGAGCTGCTCAGCTCCTTCGAACCCTGCCTCTCGGGCGTTTCCCTCTGGTGGCAGCAGCTCTTTGGAGAGTCCGAGGGCAAGGGCGACCGCGGCCTGCTCCCCGCTTCCGCCCAATACTCCGAGGATCTTCACAGCCTTGGACAGTACGTCCAGGAGGGGACACCCCTGCTCATGGAGACCCTCCTTGACGTCCTCGAGGCCAGAGAGTCCGACAGGCTCGTGTTGGGCGGCACGGACGTGGCCGACGGCTTTGATTACCTGGACGGAATGGACTTCTGGGATATCAACAAGGCAAGCTTCCATGCCACGCGCGCCGCGCATGCACGCCGGCTCCCCTGCCCCACCATCGAGCTCGAAAGACTCGACGAGCACACCCTAGGAGAGCTGCTGTACTTCTTCATGTTCAGCTGTTATCTCTCCGCAAGGCTCCTCGAGGTCAACCCCTTCAACCAGCCGGGAGTCGAGGCCTACAAGCAGCTCATGTTCAGGACGCTCCGTGGGGCCTAG
- the rplX gene encoding 50S ribosomal protein L24, with translation MAKMKIKTGDTVQVLSGKDKGKRGVVVRALPREGKVVVEGVAVAKKAVRPTQDNQQGGFVNKEMPIDVSNVALIDPKTDKPTRVGYRFEEDGTKVRVAKKSGEVIPDPYKK, from the coding sequence ATGGCTAAGATGAAGATCAAGACCGGCGACACCGTCCAGGTTCTCTCCGGTAAGGACAAGGGCAAGCGCGGCGTCGTCGTGCGCGCCCTTCCCCGCGAGGGCAAGGTCGTCGTCGAGGGTGTCGCCGTCGCCAAGAAGGCCGTGCGCCCCACGCAGGACAACCAGCAGGGTGGCTTCGTGAACAAGGAGATGCCGATTGACGTCTCCAACGTCGCCCTCATCGACCCGAAGACCGACAAGCCCACGCGCGTGGGCTACCGCTTCGAGGAGGACGGCACCAAGGTGCGCGTCGCCAAGAAGAGCGGCGAGGTCATTCCCGACCCCTACAAGAAGTAG
- a CDS encoding sulfite exporter TauE/SafE family protein gives MPLSYLAVFIVAFLASLLGPLCGIGGGVIIKPVVDAMNVMPVATVSFLSSISVLTMSLATLTQNAVAKTSTVNVRSMLPLALGSAVGGVVGKLVFNSLGTILPDAELVGAAQAAVLIVLTAVVFVYTIRRSSIQGLNVQAGAAKAGIGFVAGALWSFLGIGGGPFNLAILTFFFAMYAKPAAQASLFIIAFSQTASLVYSLAGGGIPEFAPVALIGMCVAAVCGSVVGRKVAKRVSTSTIDRLYLFALVLIALICCYNFARFTGLVSL, from the coding sequence ATGCCTCTCTCGTACCTCGCTGTCTTCATCGTCGCCTTCCTTGCCTCGCTGCTGGGGCCTCTGTGCGGCATTGGTGGCGGCGTGATCATCAAGCCGGTGGTCGACGCCATGAACGTGATGCCGGTTGCCACGGTCTCTTTTCTCTCGAGCATCTCGGTGCTCACGATGTCGCTTGCCACGCTAACCCAGAATGCCGTGGCAAAGACGTCGACCGTCAACGTTCGCTCTATGCTCCCGCTCGCCCTGGGATCTGCCGTTGGCGGCGTGGTGGGCAAGCTCGTCTTCAATAGCCTCGGGACAATCCTGCCTGATGCCGAGCTGGTAGGTGCTGCTCAGGCCGCGGTGCTTATCGTGCTTACGGCCGTCGTGTTTGTCTATACGATAAGAAGGTCTTCCATTCAGGGTCTTAACGTCCAGGCTGGTGCCGCCAAGGCCGGAATCGGATTCGTCGCGGGTGCCCTGTGGTCGTTTCTCGGCATTGGCGGAGGTCCCTTTAACCTCGCCATCCTCACGTTCTTCTTCGCGATGTATGCCAAGCCTGCCGCTCAGGCGTCCCTCTTCATCATTGCCTTCTCGCAGACGGCGAGCCTCGTCTATTCTCTCGCTGGCGGCGGCATTCCCGAGTTTGCGCCCGTTGCCCTCATCGGTATGTGCGTAGCCGCGGTCTGCGGGTCCGTTGTGGGCAGAAAAGTGGCGAAGAGGGTCAGCACGTCTACCATCGACAGACTTTACCTCTTCGCCCTCGTTCTTATCGCGCTTATCTGCTGCTACAACTTTGCTCGCTTCACGGGGCTCGTCTCCCTCTAG
- a CDS encoding diphosphate--fructose-6-phosphate 1-phosphotransferase, translated as MATQDALLVVHGGGPTAVINASLFGAVDEALKTPGVGRVLGALGGMGGITDGTFVDFAQVSPEKLSLLPSSPSSAIGTSRKPLEADDYRDLAHALERAGVRWLLPTGGNGTMNTCGEIWRACQAEGVSIDVVGIPKTMDNDIAVTDHAPGYASAALYMAASVSEVCCDVRGLPIHIVIVEAMGRNAGWVTAASALADESGTGGPDLIYLPEREFDEHAFLDDCQRLIDEKGSGVVVVSEGLHKTGGGPVAPILMQTGRSTYFGDVSAHLSRLVISELGYKSRSEKPGLLGRASMPWQSTIDRNEAIECGREAVRAVLAGDSGKMVGIERLSTSPYEVRYTRIPIEQVMLDERTLPDAYINEQGNGVTDEFRAWCRPLLGEPLRRFASFV; from the coding sequence ATGGCCACGCAAGACGCGCTGCTCGTCGTTCACGGCGGCGGTCCCACCGCGGTCATCAACGCGTCGCTCTTCGGAGCGGTCGACGAGGCGCTCAAGACCCCCGGCGTAGGACGGGTGCTGGGAGCCCTGGGCGGCATGGGTGGCATCACCGATGGCACGTTCGTTGACTTTGCCCAGGTGAGCCCCGAGAAGCTGTCGCTTCTCCCCTCGTCGCCCTCGTCGGCCATCGGCACGAGCAGGAAGCCGCTCGAGGCCGACGACTATCGCGATCTGGCACATGCCCTCGAGCGCGCCGGCGTTCGCTGGCTTTTGCCCACGGGGGGCAACGGCACCATGAACACCTGCGGCGAGATCTGGCGCGCGTGCCAGGCCGAGGGCGTGTCCATCGACGTGGTGGGCATCCCCAAGACCATGGACAACGACATAGCCGTGACCGACCACGCCCCCGGCTATGCGAGCGCGGCCCTCTACATGGCGGCAAGCGTCTCCGAGGTGTGCTGCGATGTGCGCGGCCTGCCCATCCACATCGTCATCGTAGAAGCCATGGGCAGAAACGCCGGCTGGGTCACCGCCGCAAGCGCCCTGGCAGACGAATCCGGCACAGGAGGGCCCGACCTCATCTACCTTCCCGAGAGGGAATTCGACGAGCATGCCTTCCTCGACGATTGCCAACGTCTCATCGACGAGAAGGGCTCGGGCGTCGTGGTGGTGAGCGAGGGCCTGCACAAGACGGGCGGCGGGCCCGTGGCCCCCATCCTCATGCAGACGGGCCGCTCGACCTACTTTGGCGACGTCTCGGCGCACCTCTCGAGACTCGTCATCTCCGAGCTTGGCTACAAGTCGCGCTCGGAGAAGCCAGGGCTTCTGGGCAGGGCTTCCATGCCCTGGCAGAGCACGATCGACCGCAACGAGGCCATCGAGTGCGGCCGCGAGGCGGTTCGCGCCGTACTTGCCGGCGATTCCGGCAAGATGGTGGGCATCGAGCGTCTCTCCACCAGCCCCTACGAGGTTCGCTACACGCGCATCCCCATCGAGCAGGTCATGCTCGATGAGCGAACCCTGCCCGACGCCTACATCAACGAGCAGGGCAACGGCGTCACCGACGAGTTCCGCGCGTGGTGCCGTCCCCTGCTTGGGGAACCGCTGCGCAGGTTCGCGAGTTTTGTCTAA